The genomic DNA ATCGAGCTCCCAGCACGCTCGCGTCAACAGTGCACGGGTCGAGGCGATATCGATCTCGTTGTCGGCCACCATCTTCTGGATCATCCCGAGATCACCGAGCCGCGTACCGAAGCCTTCGCGGCGTGCCACGTGAGCCACAGCGATATCGTGCCCGCGGCGCGCCGCACCGAGCCAGCGCATGACGTGCGTCATTCGAGCGGGCCCGAGCCGCACCTGCGCGTATTTGAACCCCTGGTCGACTTCGCCGAGCACCGCGGAGTCCGGGACAAACAGGTCCTCGAAGAACACCTCGCAGTGCCCACCGATCATTGCCTTGTCCGAGGTGCCGATATGACGGCCGACCCGCAGTTCCGGCGCGTCGGCCGGGGACAGGAACATAGTGGCTCCGCCACGTTGGCCGGGCTCGCCGGAGGTGCGGGCGAAGATGATGAAGAAGCCCGCGCCGTCGGCCCCTGTGATGAACCATTTGTGTCCAGAGATCCGCCAGCCGCCGTCAGCGCGCACCGCTCGGGTGCTGAGCGCCGACGGGTCCGAACCTGCGCCCGGTGGCGGCTCGGTCATCGCGAAGGCCGACCGGATCTCACCCCGGGCAAGGGGTTCGAGGTACTGCTGCTTCTGC from Mycobacterium sp. DL440 includes the following:
- a CDS encoding acyl-CoA dehydrogenase family protein, translating into MPIDLSYSSEVLTLVEQTETFVRDVVLPLEDDHNGDIAAAGGDDVRAVLQQAAKDAGVFAPHGPIEYGGHGLNMSDRAPVFEAAGYSLFGPTALNIAAPDEGNVHMLAHIANSEQKQQYLEPLARGEIRSAFAMTEPPPGAGSDPSALSTRAVRADGGWRISGHKWFITGADGAGFFIIFARTSGEPGQRGGATMFLSPADAPELRVGRHIGTSDKAMIGGHCEVFFEDLFVPDSAVLGEVDQGFKYAQVRLGPARMTHVMRWLGAARRGHDIAVAHVARREGFGTRLGDLGMIQKMVADNEIDIASTRALLTRACWELDQGGHASTATSIAKTHAAEAIFRIVDRSTQMCGGLGVSDDLPLARLAREVRPFRIYDGPSEVHRWAIAKRVVGAAKRAEQEGK